A part of Brachybacterium faecium DSM 4810 genomic DNA contains:
- a CDS encoding 3-oxoacyl-(acyl-carrier-protein) reductase (PFAM: short chain dehydrogenase~TIGRFAM: 3-oxoacyl-(acyl-carrier-protein) reductase), whose amino-acid sequence MTDVITEPRSVLITGGNRGIGRSIAEEFLRRGDKVAVTSRSGEGGPDGALTVAADVTDGDSLDAALKAAEEAHGPIEVLVANAGITDDQLLLRMGDESFETVIDTNLSGAFRTVKRVIKSMMRKKKGRIVLISSVVGLYGSPGQVNYAASKSGLIGIARALTRELGSRGITANVVAPGYIDTEMTQALPEDLQDSYRKAIPAGRFADPTEVAKAVAFLASDDAAYISGAVIPVDGGLGMGH is encoded by the coding sequence ATGACCGACGTCATCACCGAGCCGCGCAGCGTCCTGATCACCGGGGGCAACCGGGGCATCGGCCGCTCGATCGCCGAGGAGTTCCTCCGTCGCGGGGACAAGGTCGCCGTGACCAGCAGGTCCGGCGAGGGAGGCCCCGACGGTGCGCTCACCGTCGCCGCCGATGTCACCGACGGCGACAGCCTCGACGCCGCGCTCAAGGCGGCGGAGGAGGCCCACGGCCCGATCGAGGTGCTCGTGGCCAACGCCGGCATCACCGACGACCAGCTGCTGCTGCGGATGGGGGACGAGTCCTTCGAGACGGTGATCGACACCAACCTCAGCGGCGCCTTCCGCACCGTGAAGCGGGTCATCAAGTCGATGATGCGCAAGAAGAAGGGCCGCATCGTGCTCATCAGCTCGGTGGTGGGCCTCTACGGCTCGCCGGGGCAGGTCAACTACGCCGCCTCGAAGTCCGGGCTGATCGGCATCGCCCGTGCGCTCACCCGCGAGCTCGGCTCCCGCGGCATCACCGCGAACGTGGTGGCGCCCGGCTACATCGACACCGAGATGACCCAGGCGCTGCCGGAGGATCTGCAGGACTCCTACCGCAAGGCGATCCCCGCCGGCCGCTTCGCCGATCCGACCGAGGTCGCCAAGGCGGTCGCGTTCCTCGCGAGCGACGACGCGGCGTACATCTCCGGTGCGGTGATCCCGGTCGACGGCGGCCTCGGCATGGGACACTGA
- a CDS encoding methyltransferase family protein (PFAM: Methyltransferase domain) produces MSVHERTRRAWEDASRKHVREYAEHLELARTARLLPIEEELLGPLLDGAEVLHPQSGHGLDDHALVRLGARAVRGLDYSSTAVGAAQRRAEELAVPCRYEVAELPRTGLAPGSADLVYTGKGALIWLEDLDAWAQEMHRLLRPGGHLFVYEAHPLVPLWAWDADEARVRADRSYFAASHVNDTFPAGGATEHQRTLAELVMTVLGAGFELLHLAEHPEPFWQPDGEDPAAAWDGRLPNAVSLLARRGA; encoded by the coding sequence ATGAGCGTCCACGAGCGCACCCGGCGGGCCTGGGAGGACGCTTCGCGCAAGCACGTGCGGGAGTACGCCGAGCATCTGGAGCTGGCGCGCACGGCCCGGCTGCTGCCGATCGAGGAGGAGCTGCTGGGCCCGCTGCTCGACGGGGCCGAGGTGCTGCACCCGCAGAGCGGCCACGGCCTCGACGACCATGCGCTGGTGCGGCTCGGGGCGCGTGCGGTGCGGGGGCTCGACTACAGCTCGACGGCGGTGGGTGCCGCGCAGCGCCGGGCCGAGGAGCTCGCCGTGCCCTGCCGCTACGAGGTGGCCGAGCTGCCCCGCACCGGCCTCGCCCCGGGGAGCGCGGACCTCGTCTACACCGGCAAGGGCGCGCTGATCTGGCTGGAGGATCTCGATGCCTGGGCGCAGGAGATGCACCGGCTGCTGCGCCCGGGCGGGCATCTGTTCGTCTACGAGGCGCATCCGCTGGTGCCGCTGTGGGCGTGGGATGCCGACGAGGCACGGGTGCGCGCGGACCGCAGCTACTTCGCCGCGTCCCACGTCAACGACACCTTCCCCGCCGGCGGGGCGACCGAGCATCAGCGCACGCTCGCGGAGCTGGTGATGACGGTGCTCGGGGCAGGGTTCGAGCTGCTGCACCTGGCCGAGCACCCCGAGCCGTTCTGGCAGCCTGACGGCGAGGACCCCGCCGCCGCCTGGGACGGGCGGCTGCCCAACGCGGTGAGCCTCCTGGCCCGGCGGGGCGCCTGA
- a CDS encoding theronine dehydrogenase-like Zn-dependent dehydrogenase (PFAM: Zinc-binding dehydrogenase; Alcohol dehydrogenase GroES-like domain): MRALMLHEKNRMSIEEVEPVGSPGPGEVRIAMHTVGICASDVHYWTDGKIGPFVVEAPMILGHEGAGTVLEVGEGVTYLAPGDRVAMEPGVPDPTSRAVKEGNYNVDPGVQFWATPPVHGCLADEVLHSAAYTYKLPDSLSFAEGALIEPFAVGMYAATKAEISPGDVAAVVGAGTIGIMTALAARAGGASTVYISDVLPQKLALLDGLEGIVTVDATKEDLGQRVREATGGWGPQVVFEATGAAPAYKDLWSLPAPGGRIVLVGMPVDPVPFDIATAQSRGVSLETVFRYANVYQKAIDLAASDAVDLSRFVSETFAFDDSVGAFERFLEGRPTDVKIQIAL, translated from the coding sequence ATGCGCGCGCTGATGCTGCACGAGAAGAACCGCATGTCCATCGAGGAGGTCGAGCCCGTCGGCTCGCCCGGACCGGGCGAGGTGCGGATCGCGATGCACACCGTCGGCATCTGCGCCTCGGACGTGCACTACTGGACCGACGGCAAGATCGGCCCCTTTGTGGTCGAGGCGCCGATGATCCTCGGGCACGAGGGTGCCGGGACGGTGCTCGAGGTGGGCGAGGGCGTCACCTACCTCGCCCCCGGGGATCGGGTCGCGATGGAGCCCGGCGTGCCGGACCCGACCTCCCGCGCCGTCAAGGAGGGCAACTACAACGTGGATCCGGGCGTGCAGTTCTGGGCGACCCCGCCCGTGCACGGCTGTCTCGCCGACGAGGTGCTCCACTCCGCCGCGTACACCTACAAGCTGCCGGACAGCCTCAGCTTCGCCGAGGGCGCGCTGATCGAGCCGTTCGCCGTGGGGATGTACGCGGCGACCAAGGCGGAGATCTCCCCCGGCGATGTCGCCGCGGTGGTCGGCGCCGGCACCATCGGCATCATGACCGCGCTCGCCGCCCGCGCCGGCGGTGCCAGCACCGTGTACATCTCCGACGTGCTCCCCCAGAAGCTCGCGCTGCTCGACGGGCTCGAGGGCATCGTCACGGTCGATGCGACGAAGGAGGATCTCGGCCAGCGGGTGCGCGAGGCGACGGGCGGCTGGGGCCCGCAGGTGGTCTTCGAGGCCACCGGCGCCGCCCCCGCGTACAAGGACCTCTGGTCGCTGCCCGCCCCCGGCGGCCGCATCGTGCTGGTGGGGATGCCGGTGGATCCCGTGCCCTTCGACATCGCCACCGCGCAGAGCCGCGGAGTGTCCCTCGAGACGGTGTTCCGCTACGCGAACGTGTACCAGAAGGCGATCGACCTCGCCGCGAGCGATGCCGTGGACCTCTCCCGCTTCGTCAGCGAGACCTTCGCCTTCGACGATTCGGTGGGCGCCTTCGAGCGGTTCCTCGAGGGCCGGCCGACGGATGTGAAGATCCAGATCGCGCTGTGA
- a CDS encoding phosphoserine phosphatase SerB (PFAM: haloacid dehalogenase-like hydrolase~TIGRFAM: phosphoserine phosphatase SerB; Haloacid Dehalogenase superfamily, subfamily IB, phosphoserine phosphatase-like), producing the protein MTATDAIDAPAVATGLLVSDVDSTFLTQEVIELVAEHAGVRDRVEEITTAAMRGELDFSQSLRARVALLEGLDETVLAQVREVLVPTPGALELVRRAKAAGWVTALVSGGFHEVIDELAAEAGIDHVRANRFEIVEGRFTGRVSGPIIDGEAKRRTLEELGQLYAVPTERIVAMGDGANDRQMLEAAGTGIAFRAKPALREIADVQIDGESLLAAWPHLEAAASR; encoded by the coding sequence GTGACCGCGACCGATGCGATCGACGCCCCTGCCGTCGCGACCGGGCTGCTGGTCTCCGACGTCGACTCGACCTTCCTCACCCAGGAGGTGATCGAGCTCGTCGCCGAGCATGCCGGGGTGCGGGACCGGGTCGAGGAGATCACCACCGCCGCGATGCGGGGCGAGCTGGATTTCTCCCAGTCGCTGCGCGCCCGGGTGGCGCTGCTCGAGGGCCTGGACGAGACGGTGCTTGCGCAGGTGCGGGAGGTGCTGGTGCCCACCCCGGGGGCGCTCGAGCTGGTGCGCCGCGCGAAGGCCGCCGGATGGGTGACGGCGCTGGTCTCCGGCGGGTTCCACGAGGTCATCGACGAGCTCGCCGCCGAGGCGGGCATCGACCATGTGCGCGCGAACCGCTTCGAGATCGTGGAGGGCCGCTTCACCGGGCGGGTCTCCGGGCCGATCATCGACGGCGAGGCGAAGCGTCGCACCCTCGAGGAGCTCGGCCAGCTCTACGCGGTGCCGACGGAGCGGATCGTCGCCATGGGGGACGGCGCGAACGACCGGCAGATGCTCGAAGCGGCGGGCACCGGGATCGCGTTCCGGGCCAAGCCCGCGCTGCGGGAGATCGCGGACGTGCAGATCGACGGCGAGTCGCTGCTGGCCGCGTGGCCCCACCTCGAGGCCGCGGCCTCACGCTGA
- a CDS encoding glucose-1-phosphate adenylyltransferase (PFAM: Nucleotidyl transferase~TIGRFAM: glucose-1-phosphate adenylyltransferase), producing MSSHKVLAIVLAGGEGKRLMPLTLDRAKPAVPFGGIYRLIDFALSNIVNSGYLRVVVLTQYKSHSLDKHIAQTWRMSSLLGNYVAPVPAQQRMGKHWFRGSADAIAQSLNLISDEKPDYVVVVGADNIYRMDFSQMLDAHIESGKSCTVAAIRQPIEMSDQFGVIETEPSDPTTIKAFVEKPKETEGLADDPGSVLASMGNYIFTADALVEAVTRDAQDDSSKHDMGGDIVPSFVEQDDAAVYDFIRNDVPGSTDRDRDYWRDVGTLDAFYDAHMDLISIHPVFNLYNDQWPTFTGHRNAPPAKFVHAGPGRVGSAVDSVISPGVVVSGASVSSSVLSPGVRVNSWSTVSDSVLMDDVIVGRHCQIHRAIIDKGVVVPPRTQIGLDAEKDLARGWVVTESGITVLGKGTVITP from the coding sequence ATGTCGTCCCACAAGGTCCTCGCCATAGTCCTCGCCGGTGGTGAGGGGAAGCGGCTGATGCCGCTGACCCTCGATCGAGCCAAGCCCGCGGTGCCGTTCGGCGGCATCTACCGGCTCATCGACTTCGCGTTGTCGAACATCGTCAACTCGGGGTATCTGCGGGTGGTGGTCCTCACCCAGTACAAGTCGCACTCGCTGGACAAGCACATCGCCCAGACGTGGCGGATGAGCTCGCTGCTGGGCAACTACGTGGCCCCGGTCCCGGCGCAGCAGCGCATGGGCAAGCACTGGTTCCGCGGCTCGGCCGATGCGATCGCGCAGTCCCTGAACCTCATCTCCGACGAGAAGCCCGACTACGTCGTGGTGGTCGGTGCGGACAACATCTACCGCATGGACTTCTCGCAGATGCTCGATGCGCACATCGAGTCGGGCAAGTCCTGCACCGTCGCGGCGATCCGGCAGCCGATCGAGATGTCCGACCAGTTCGGCGTCATCGAGACCGAGCCGTCCGACCCCACCACGATCAAGGCCTTCGTCGAGAAGCCGAAGGAGACGGAGGGCCTGGCGGACGACCCGGGCTCCGTCCTCGCCTCGATGGGCAACTACATCTTCACCGCCGACGCCCTGGTCGAGGCGGTCACCCGGGATGCGCAGGATGATTCCTCCAAGCACGACATGGGCGGGGACATCGTGCCCTCCTTCGTCGAGCAGGACGACGCCGCGGTGTACGACTTCATCCGCAACGACGTGCCCGGCTCCACCGACCGCGACCGCGACTACTGGCGCGACGTCGGCACGCTCGACGCGTTCTACGACGCCCACATGGATCTGATCTCGATCCACCCGGTCTTCAACCTGTACAACGACCAGTGGCCCACCTTCACCGGCCATCGCAACGCCCCGCCGGCGAAGTTCGTGCACGCCGGTCCGGGACGCGTCGGCTCCGCGGTCGATTCCGTGATCTCCCCCGGCGTCGTGGTCTCGGGAGCCTCCGTCTCCAGCTCCGTGCTGTCCCCCGGCGTGCGGGTGAACTCCTGGTCGACGGTCTCCGACTCGGTGCTGATGGACGACGTGATCGTGGGACGGCACTGCCAGATCCACCGGGCGATCATCGACAAGGGCGTGGTGGTCCCGCCGCGCACCCAGATCGGCCTCGACGCCGAGAAGGACCTGGCGCGCGGCTGGGTGGTCACCGAGTCGGGCATCACCGTTCTCGGCAAGGGCACGGTGATCACCCCGTGA
- a CDS encoding phosphohistidine phosphatase SixA (PFAM: Phosphoglycerate mutase family~TIGRFAM: phosphohistidine phosphatase SixA), with protein MSSSDPDSRLLLLMRHGKAESGSGQLDHERALADRGVTQAQLVGEYLDAQHVQVSRVLVSDAVRTTQTWEAVASRMPGFDGEVTFHEEIYAGGAAELLTLLHGVEAHEAVVMVVGHEPTISSLTSLLAAEDSEAAAAAQARIGMPTGGMAVLSGALEDWRGLAEESLTLHTIVRP; from the coding sequence ATGTCATCCTCCGACCCCGACAGTCGTCTGCTGCTCCTCATGCGCCACGGCAAGGCGGAGAGCGGGTCCGGCCAGCTGGACCACGAACGCGCTCTGGCCGATCGGGGGGTGACCCAGGCGCAGCTGGTGGGGGAGTACCTCGACGCGCAGCACGTGCAGGTCTCCCGGGTGCTGGTCTCCGATGCCGTGCGCACCACGCAGACCTGGGAGGCGGTCGCCTCGCGGATGCCCGGCTTCGACGGAGAGGTCACCTTCCACGAGGAGATCTACGCCGGCGGGGCCGCCGAGCTCCTCACCCTGCTCCACGGGGTCGAGGCGCACGAAGCGGTGGTGATGGTGGTCGGCCACGAGCCGACGATCTCGAGCCTGACCTCCCTGCTGGCTGCGGAGGACTCCGAGGCGGCCGCGGCGGCCCAGGCCCGGATCGGCATGCCCACCGGCGGCATGGCCGTGCTCTCCGGCGCGCTGGAGGACTGGCGGGGCCTCGCGGAGGAATCGCTGACCCTGCACACGATCGTGCGTCCCTGA
- a CDS encoding glycogen synthase (PFAM: Glycosyl transferases group 1~TIGRFAM: glycogen synthase, Corynebacterium family) — protein MRVDLLTKEYPPEIYGGAGVHAAELTKVLREHIDVRVRAFGAERDEEGTFSYTTPAELDGANASLSTLGTDLLIAADCGGADLIHSHTWYANFAGHIGSLLHGAPHVLSAHSLEPLRPWKAEQLGGGYAVSSFAERTAYEGAAGVIAVSAGMREDILRAYPSVDPERVHVVHNGIDIEQWSPNPETTVLTERGIDPQAPTIVFVGRITRQKGLPYFLRAVRELSADYQVVLCAGAPDTPEIAQEVNDLVAELSRERGNVHLITEMLPRHELTQILTHATTFVCPSIYEPLGIVNLEAMACGTPVVASATGGIPEVVTEGETGYLVPLEQLSDGTGTPVDPEKFVGDLRDALVRMVSDPERARVMGEASRRRAAEHFAWTSIAERTLEVYRTVIAQHS, from the coding sequence ATGCGAGTCGATCTGCTCACCAAGGAGTACCCGCCGGAGATCTACGGAGGTGCCGGCGTCCATGCCGCCGAGCTGACGAAGGTGCTGCGCGAGCACATCGACGTGCGCGTGCGGGCCTTCGGCGCCGAGCGCGACGAGGAGGGCACCTTCTCCTACACCACGCCCGCGGAGCTCGACGGCGCCAACGCCTCGCTGTCCACGCTGGGCACGGACCTGCTGATCGCCGCGGACTGCGGCGGCGCGGACCTCATCCACTCCCACACCTGGTACGCGAACTTCGCCGGCCACATCGGCTCGCTGCTGCACGGCGCCCCGCACGTGCTCTCGGCCCACTCCCTCGAGCCGCTGCGGCCCTGGAAGGCCGAGCAGCTCGGCGGCGGCTACGCGGTCAGCTCCTTCGCGGAGCGCACCGCCTACGAGGGAGCGGCTGGCGTCATCGCGGTCTCCGCCGGGATGCGCGAGGACATCCTGCGCGCCTACCCCTCGGTCGATCCGGAGCGGGTGCATGTGGTCCACAACGGCATCGACATCGAGCAGTGGTCCCCGAACCCGGAGACGACCGTGCTCACCGAGCGGGGCATCGATCCTCAGGCGCCGACGATCGTGTTCGTCGGCAGGATCACGCGCCAGAAGGGGCTGCCGTACTTCCTGCGCGCGGTGCGCGAGCTGTCCGCGGACTACCAGGTGGTGCTGTGCGCGGGCGCTCCGGACACCCCCGAGATCGCGCAGGAGGTGAACGATCTGGTCGCCGAGCTGAGCCGGGAGCGCGGGAACGTGCACCTGATCACCGAGATGCTGCCGCGCCACGAGCTCACCCAGATCCTCACCCACGCCACGACCTTCGTGTGCCCGAGCATCTACGAGCCGCTGGGGATCGTGAACCTCGAGGCCATGGCGTGCGGCACCCCCGTGGTCGCCTCGGCCACGGGCGGCATCCCCGAGGTCGTGACCGAGGGGGAGACCGGCTACCTGGTGCCCCTCGAGCAGCTCTCCGACGGCACCGGCACCCCCGTGGATCCGGAGAAGTTCGTGGGCGATCTGCGTGATGCGCTGGTGCGGATGGTCTCGGATCCGGAGCGCGCCCGGGTGATGGGCGAGGCCTCGCGCCGCCGTGCGGCCGAGCACTTCGCCTGGACCTCGATCGCGGAGCGCACCCTGGAGGTGTACCGGACGGTGATCGCCCAGCACTCCTGA
- a CDS encoding rRNA methylase (PFAM: SpoU rRNA Methylase family): METPQRRQITEITDLADPALDDYLRMTDVRLRSRVEVERGLFMAESFEVISRAMDAGMAPRSFLMSEKWLAKFAPLYEQFPEVPVFVGAEPLLEQLTGFHLHRGALAAMQRPVLPAVEELLAATGGRSRIAVLENLVDHTNVGACFRSAAAMGVDAVLVTPQCADPLYRRSIRVSMGTVFQVPWTRIENWPASVHDLQEAGYVVAGLTLGEGAITLDDLAAEDHENLALVLGSEGHGLMGSTDRALDRRVTIPMQHGVDSLNVAAASAVAFYATR, encoded by the coding sequence GTGGAGACCCCGCAACGGCGGCAGATCACCGAGATCACCGATCTTGCCGATCCGGCGCTGGACGACTATCTGCGCATGACCGATGTGCGCCTGCGCTCCCGCGTCGAGGTGGAGCGCGGGCTGTTCATGGCCGAGAGCTTCGAGGTCATCTCCCGCGCGATGGACGCCGGGATGGCGCCGCGCTCCTTCCTCATGAGCGAGAAGTGGCTCGCGAAGTTCGCGCCGCTGTACGAGCAGTTCCCGGAGGTGCCGGTGTTCGTCGGCGCCGAGCCGCTGCTCGAGCAGCTCACCGGGTTCCATCTGCACCGCGGCGCGCTCGCGGCGATGCAGCGCCCGGTGCTGCCCGCGGTCGAGGAGCTGCTGGCCGCGACGGGCGGACGCTCACGCATCGCGGTGCTCGAGAACCTCGTCGACCATACGAACGTGGGCGCCTGCTTCCGCTCGGCCGCCGCGATGGGCGTCGACGCGGTGCTGGTCACCCCGCAGTGCGCGGACCCGCTGTACCGCCGCAGCATCCGCGTCTCGATGGGCACCGTCTTCCAGGTGCCGTGGACTCGGATCGAGAACTGGCCCGCGAGCGTCCACGACCTGCAGGAGGCGGGGTACGTGGTGGCCGGGCTGACGCTGGGGGAGGGTGCGATCACGCTCGACGACCTGGCGGCAGAGGACCACGAGAACCTCGCCCTGGTGCTCGGCAGCGAGGGCCACGGCCTCATGGGCTCGACCGATCGGGCCCTGGACCGGCGGGTGACGATCCCGATGCAGCACGGGGTCGATTCGCTCAACGTGGCGGCGGCCTCGGCGGTGGCGTTCTACGCGACGCGGTGA
- a CDS encoding exoribonuclease R (PFAM: RNB domain) produces the protein MPHRPLSLHAPRGSIAADELREGIDALLVEHEGEVPLRFPAEVLAAAEEAAARTAPSGPRSDRTDRTAVPFVTLDPADSTDLDQAMHLERTEDGYRVLYAIADVPFFVDLDGPLDAEARRRGQTLYLPDRRIPLHPEMLSDSVASLLPEQTTPAFVWVLDLDQDGAMRGIDLERALVRSVQKLAYDAVQEELDRGEGHPMMRLLQEIGALRIALEAQRGGASLNVPEQEVVAENGGVRLQWRHPHPIEDANAQISLMTGMAAAQLMLEHGAGILRTMPPAEQTAVDRFRRQSEALGHPWPEQQSYGEHLRSLDWRDPVHLALLNQATSLFRGASYAAFTTASEVPEDPVQAAIAAPYAHATAPLRRLVDRFVLLVCHAHVRGEAPRPPLLEALRVIPEAMQATAAQAGGLERAALELVEVAALAAWEGEIFEATVIERREASEPENGSGSPTRVEVQLIEPPVTAWVEMDAAAGEVVRVRLASVEREARRAEFVAAEGEGS, from the coding sequence GTGCCGCACCGCCCCCTGTCCCTGCACGCGCCGCGCGGCTCGATCGCGGCCGACGAGCTGCGGGAGGGCATCGACGCGCTGCTGGTGGAGCACGAGGGGGAGGTGCCGCTCCGCTTCCCCGCGGAGGTCCTCGCCGCCGCCGAGGAGGCGGCCGCTCGCACCGCCCCCTCCGGGCCGCGCAGCGACCGCACGGACCGCACCGCCGTGCCCTTCGTGACCCTGGACCCCGCGGATTCCACGGATCTCGATCAGGCGATGCACCTCGAGCGCACCGAGGACGGGTACCGGGTGCTGTACGCGATCGCCGACGTCCCCTTCTTCGTCGATCTCGACGGTCCGCTCGATGCCGAGGCCCGCCGACGCGGACAGACCCTCTATCTGCCCGACCGCAGGATCCCGCTGCACCCCGAGATGCTCTCCGACTCCGTGGCCTCGCTGCTGCCGGAGCAGACCACACCCGCCTTCGTGTGGGTGCTGGACCTCGACCAGGACGGTGCGATGCGCGGCATCGACCTCGAGCGCGCACTGGTGCGTTCGGTCCAGAAGCTCGCCTACGACGCGGTGCAGGAGGAGCTGGATCGCGGTGAGGGACATCCGATGATGCGCCTGCTGCAGGAGATCGGGGCGCTGCGCATCGCGCTGGAGGCGCAGCGCGGCGGGGCGAGCCTCAACGTGCCCGAGCAGGAGGTCGTGGCCGAGAACGGGGGCGTGCGCCTGCAGTGGCGCCATCCCCATCCGATCGAGGACGCGAACGCCCAGATCTCCCTGATGACCGGGATGGCCGCGGCGCAGCTGATGCTCGAGCACGGGGCCGGGATCCTGCGCACCATGCCGCCCGCCGAGCAGACGGCCGTGGACCGCTTCCGCCGCCAGAGCGAGGCGCTGGGCCATCCCTGGCCCGAGCAGCAGAGCTACGGCGAGCACCTGCGCTCGCTGGACTGGCGCGACCCGGTGCACCTGGCGCTGCTGAACCAGGCGACCTCCCTGTTCCGGGGGGCCTCCTACGCCGCGTTCACGACCGCGTCCGAGGTGCCCGAGGACCCGGTGCAGGCCGCGATCGCCGCCCCGTACGCGCATGCCACGGCACCGCTGCGCCGGCTCGTGGACCGTTTCGTGCTGCTGGTCTGCCACGCGCACGTGCGCGGCGAGGCTCCTCGGCCGCCGCTGCTCGAGGCGCTCCGCGTCATCCCCGAGGCGATGCAGGCCACCGCCGCTCAGGCCGGCGGCCTCGAGCGCGCGGCGCTCGAGCTGGTCGAGGTCGCGGCGCTCGCGGCCTGGGAGGGCGAGATCTTCGAGGCCACCGTCATCGAACGCAGGGAGGCGAGCGAGCCGGAGAACGGGTCCGGCTCCCCCACCCGCGTGGAGGTGCAGCTGATCGAGCCGCCCGTCACCGCGTGGGTGGAGATGGACGCGGCGGCGGGCGAGGTGGTGCGGGTGCGGCTGGCGTCCGTGGAGCGCGAGGCCCGGCGGGCGGAGTTCGTCGCGGCCGAGGGGGAGGGCTCATGA
- a CDS encoding ABC-type molybdenum transport system, ATPase component/photorepair protein PhrA (PFAM: ABC transporter), which produces MSVAAALNDVTVRRRGSAILDGVSLEVGEGERWAVLGPNGAGKSTLVRLLAARLHPTSGSVQILGEQLGKVDIFELRPLIGLASQELAETIPVEESAENVVVTAGYGVVGRWREQYDEIDLDRARTLLAAFGVRHLAERMFGTLSTGERKRVLAARALMTDPELLLLDEPAAGLDLGGRESLVRTLGRLAKDPATPVTVLVTHHVEEIPPGYTHVALLREGGVVAAGPIAETLTSQNLTRTFGLPLIAEQRGERFTARSLSLS; this is translated from the coding sequence ATGTCCGTCGCAGCTGCTCTGAACGATGTCACCGTCCGCCGCAGAGGATCCGCGATCCTCGATGGTGTCTCCCTCGAGGTGGGGGAGGGGGAGCGCTGGGCCGTCCTCGGGCCCAACGGCGCCGGGAAGTCGACCCTGGTGCGCCTCCTCGCCGCGCGCCTGCACCCCACGAGCGGGTCCGTGCAGATCCTCGGCGAGCAGCTCGGCAAGGTCGACATCTTCGAGCTGCGGCCCCTGATCGGTCTGGCCAGCCAGGAGCTCGCCGAGACCATCCCGGTGGAGGAATCCGCGGAGAACGTCGTGGTCACCGCCGGGTACGGCGTCGTGGGGCGCTGGCGTGAACAGTACGACGAGATCGACCTTGACCGTGCCCGCACCCTGCTGGCCGCCTTCGGCGTGCGGCACCTCGCAGAGCGCATGTTCGGCACCCTGTCCACCGGCGAGCGCAAGCGCGTGCTCGCCGCCCGGGCGCTCATGACCGACCCCGAGCTGCTGCTGCTCGACGAGCCCGCCGCCGGGCTGGACCTCGGCGGGCGGGAGTCGCTGGTGCGCACCCTGGGCCGTCTCGCGAAGGATCCGGCGACCCCGGTGACCGTGCTGGTCACCCACCACGTCGAGGAGATCCCGCCGGGGTACACGCACGTCGCGCTGCTGCGCGAGGGCGGCGTCGTCGCCGCCGGGCCGATCGCCGAGACGCTCACCTCCCAGAACCTCACCCGCACCTTCGGACTGCCGCTCATCGCCGAGCAGCGCGGGGAGCGGTTCACCGCGCGCTCGCTCTCGCTGAGCTGA